A window from Vigna angularis cultivar LongXiaoDou No.4 chromosome 7, ASM1680809v1, whole genome shotgun sequence encodes these proteins:
- the LOC108337371 gene encoding 60S acidic ribosomal protein P0 has protein sequence MAGKLAKAAYDAKMLKLLREYSQVLVVSSDNVGSNQLQGIRRGLHADSVVVMGKNTLMKRSIIMDAQKTGNKAFLNLVPLLVGNVALIFTKGDVREVSEQIAKYKVVQPILMCPKYMSHDTYQNCSYMQSGQLPLGLTCCNQQQSSQVSEPFLVCSKFQPHQHCFMMRSRQFLMTSIWSPLLLLAGNL, from the exons ATGGCGGGGAAACTGGCAAAGGCAGCTTATGATGCAAAGATGTTGAAGCTTCTGAGAGAGTATAGTCAGGTACTGGTGGTTTCATCTGACAATGTGGGTTCAAACCAGCTTCAGGGGATACGGAGGGGACTCCATGCTGATTCAGTTGTGGTGATGGGAAAGAACACCTTGATGAAACGCTCTATCATCATGGATGCTCAGAAGACTGGCAACAAGGCCTTCCTTAACCTTGTCCCCCTTCTTGTG GGGAATGTGGCATTAATTTTCACCAAAGGTGACGTAAGAGAGGTCAGCGAACAGATTGCCAAGTACAAG GTTGTTCAACCGATTCTAATGTGCCCCAAGTATATGTCACATGACACATACCAGAATTGTTCCTATATGCAATCTGGACAGTTACCTTTGGGCCTCACATGTTGTAATCAACAGCAGTCTTCGCAGGTTTCTGAGCCTTTTCTTGTATGCTCAAAATTCCAGCCACACCAACATTGTTTCATGATGAGATCAAGGCAGTTCTTGATGACAAGTATATGGTCTCCTCTTCTCCTTTTGGCTGGCAACTTGTGA
- the LOC108336275 gene encoding cytochrome P450 90A1 produces the protein MASFITPLILLFISAIFLFLHRRSRYRRLRLRLPPGTLGLPFAGETLQLISAYKTDNPEPFIDHRVHRYGPIFTTHVFGEPTVFSADPETNRFILLNEGKLFECSYPGSISNLLGKHSLLLMKGSLHKKMHSLTMSFANSSIIKDHLLVDIDRLIRLNLDSWSDRIFLMEEAKKITFELTVKQLMSFDPGEWTETLRKEYVLVIEGFFTLPLPLFSTTYRRAIKARTKVAEALTLIVRERRKESAKEEKKNDMLGALLASGNNFSDEEIVDFMLALLVAGYETTSTIMTLAVKFLTETPLALAQLKEEHDLIRAKKSHPEEPLEWTDYKSMAFTQCVVNETLRVANIIGGIFRRAMTDINIKGYTIPKGWRVFASFRAVHLNPDHYKDARTFNPWRWQSNSETTSPGNVYTPFGGGPRLCPGYELARVVLSVFLHRTVTRYSWFPAEEDKLVFFPTTRTQKRYPIIVKRREESRPSNQTWKGKEEESEIVD, from the exons ATGGCATCTTTCATTACTCCACTCATCCTTCTCTTCATCTCCGCTATCTTCCTTTTCCTCCACCGCCGATCCCGATACCGCCGACTCCGCCTCCGCCTCCCTCCGGGCACCCTCGGCCTCCCCTTCGCCGGTGAGACCTTGCAGCTCATATCAGCCTACAAGACCGACAACCCCGAACCATTCATCGACCACCGCGTCCACCGCTATGGCCCAATCTTTACCACCCATGTCTTTGGCGAACCCACCGTCTTCTCCGCAGACCCGGAGACCAACCGCTTCATTCTGCTCAACGAAGGGAAACTCTTCGAATGCAGCTACCCCGGTTCCATATCCAACCTCCTCGGAAAACACTCTCTGCTTCTCATGAAGGGCTCTCTTCACAAGAAAATGCACTCCCTCACCATGAGTTTCGCCAACTCTTCCATCATCAAGGATCACTTGCTCGTTGACATAGACCGTCTCATCCGGCTCAACCTCGATTCCTGGTCCGACCGGATTTTTCTCATGGAAGAAGCCAAAAAG ATAACGTTTGAGTTGACAGTGAAGCAATTGATGAGCTTTGATCCAGGTGAATGGACTGAGACTCTAAGGAAAGAATACGTTCTTGTGATCGAAGGATTTTTCACTCTTCCATTGCCTCTCTTTTCGACCACCTACCGCAGAGCCATCAAG GCCAGGACGAAGGTGGCAGAGGCATTAACGTTGATAGTGagggagagaagaaaagaaagcgCAAAGGAGGAGAAAAAGAATGACATGTTAGGGGCGTTGTTGGCCTCCGGCAACAACTTTTCCGACGAGGAAATAGTGGATTTTATGTTGGCTTTGCTCGTCGCCGGCTATGAAACCACCTCCACCATAATGACTCTTGCCGTCAAGTTCCTCACGGAGACTCCTCTAGCATTGGCACAACTCAAG GAAGAGCATGACCTGATCAGAGCCAAAAAGAGTCACCCAGAGGAACCACTGGAGTGGACAGATTACAAGTCAATGGCGTTTACTCAATGC GTTGTGAATGAAACTTTGAGGGTGGCAAACATTATTGGTGGGATATTCAGAAGAGCAATGACAGACATAAACATAAAAG GTTACACTATTCCAAAGGGATGGAGGGTCTTTGCTTCATTTCGTGCTGTACATCTAAACCCTGATCACTACAAAGATGCGCGCACCTTCAATCCATGGAGATGGCAG AGTAACTCAGAAACAACAAGCCCTGGGAATGTATATACCCCTTTTGGAGGAGGCCCACGTCTTTGCCCTGGTTATGAGCTTGCCAGAGTGGTGCTCTCTGTCTTTCTTCACCGTACTGTTACCCGTTACAG TTGGTTTCCTGCAGAAGAAGACAAGTTGGTGTTTTTCCCAACCACTAGGACGCAGAAGAGGTATCCTATCATAGTGAAGCGCAGAGAGGAGTCCAGACCAAGTAATCAAACATGGAAGGGCAAAGAAGAAGAATCAGAGATTGTAGATTAG